A window from Enterocloster bolteae encodes these proteins:
- the ftsH gene encoding ATP-dependent zinc metalloprotease FtsH has product MDNNNKQDPNMKSNWQTITMLVVAAILTFIVVSSMNNYLNSKKRQELSYNEFVQMVEAGEVDSIKVGSTEITVIPKKGNTKYSQNLDYYVVRLEGDYDFVNRILDNNVVTNREKSDSSTLLLVLLNYAVPFLFLLFLMNFTMKRMGGGGIMGVGKSNAKMYVQKETGITFKDVAGEDEAKESLTEIVDFLHNPGKYTKIGAKLPKGALLVGPPGTGKTLLAKAVAGEAHVPFYSLSGSDFVEMFVGVGASRVRDLFKNATENAPCIIFIDEIDAIGRSRDSRMGGNDEREQTLNQLLSEMDGFDSTKGLLVLGATNRPEVLDPALLRPGRFDRRVVVDKPDLNGRINILKVHSKDVLLDESVDFKEIALATSGAVGADLANMMNEAAINAVKHGRNAVSQKDLFEAVEVVLVGKEKKDRIMSKEERRIVSYHEVGHALVSALQKHSEPVQKITIVPRTMGALGYVMNVPEEEKYLNTKKELEARLVELMAGRAAEEIVFETVTTGAANDIQQATNLARAMVTQYGMSDKFGLMGLESQENQYLTGRAVLNCGDATAAEIDQEVMKILKDSYDEAIRLLSDNKDAMDQIAAFLIDKETITGKEFMKIFRRVKGIPEPEEPKEDDDKGTASQELHANPETQADRGERENQAEQANPQEQVNPEEQANPQEQVNPEEQANPQTQSNPGNQSGPEVSDRGNEPEKKTEDTVWSHPGNDRNL; this is encoded by the coding sequence ATGGATAATAATAACAAACAGGACCCGAATATGAAAAGTAACTGGCAGACCATAACCATGCTGGTGGTTGCTGCCATACTTACATTTATCGTGGTCAGCAGTATGAACAACTATCTGAATTCCAAGAAACGTCAGGAGTTGTCCTATAATGAGTTCGTCCAGATGGTGGAAGCCGGCGAGGTGGACTCCATCAAGGTGGGCAGCACGGAAATCACGGTCATCCCTAAGAAGGGTAATACTAAGTATTCCCAGAATCTGGATTATTATGTGGTGAGACTGGAAGGGGATTATGATTTTGTCAACAGGATACTGGATAATAACGTGGTTACCAACCGTGAGAAGAGCGACAGCAGCACCCTTCTTCTGGTCCTGCTGAATTACGCTGTCCCATTCCTGTTCCTGCTGTTCCTTATGAACTTCACCATGAAGCGCATGGGCGGCGGCGGAATCATGGGCGTGGGCAAGTCCAATGCCAAGATGTACGTCCAGAAGGAAACCGGCATCACCTTCAAGGATGTGGCCGGTGAGGACGAGGCCAAGGAGTCGCTGACAGAAATCGTGGATTTCCTCCACAATCCGGGCAAATACACAAAGATTGGTGCCAAGCTGCCCAAGGGCGCCCTCCTAGTGGGCCCTCCCGGAACTGGTAAGACCCTGCTTGCCAAGGCAGTGGCAGGCGAAGCCCATGTGCCTTTTTATTCCCTTTCCGGTTCTGACTTTGTGGAAATGTTCGTGGGCGTGGGCGCGTCCCGTGTCCGTGATTTGTTTAAGAACGCCACTGAGAATGCCCCATGTATTATCTTTATTGATGAGATTGACGCCATTGGACGCAGCCGTGACAGCCGTATGGGCGGCAACGACGAGCGTGAACAGACCCTGAACCAGCTTCTTTCCGAGATGGACGGATTTGATTCCACCAAGGGACTTCTGGTGCTGGGCGCCACCAACCGTCCTGAGGTCCTGGATCCGGCCCTTCTTCGTCCCGGACGTTTTGACCGCCGCGTGGTGGTGGATAAGCCGGACCTGAACGGCCGTATCAATATACTGAAGGTACATTCCAAGGATGTGCTTCTGGACGAATCCGTAGACTTTAAGGAGATAGCCCTGGCCACATCAGGCGCAGTGGGCGCCGACCTTGCCAACATGATGAACGAGGCAGCCATCAATGCGGTTAAACACGGGCGCAACGCAGTGTCCCAGAAGGATTTGTTTGAGGCGGTGGAAGTGGTTCTTGTGGGTAAAGAAAAGAAGGACCGTATCATGAGCAAGGAAGAGCGCCGCATTGTATCCTATCATGAGGTGGGCCACGCTCTTGTAAGCGCGCTCCAGAAGCATTCGGAGCCGGTGCAGAAGATTACCATTGTGCCGAGGACCATGGGCGCTCTCGGATATGTTATGAATGTGCCGGAGGAGGAGAAGTACCTCAACACGAAGAAGGAGCTGGAGGCCAGGCTGGTAGAGCTGATGGCAGGCCGTGCCGCCGAGGAAATCGTATTTGAGACAGTTACCACGGGAGCGGCCAACGATATCCAGCAGGCCACCAACCTGGCCAGGGCCATGGTTACCCAGTACGGTATGTCTGATAAATTCGGCCTTATGGGACTTGAATCCCAGGAGAACCAGTACCTGACAGGCCGGGCCGTATTAAACTGCGGTGATGCAACGGCAGCCGAGATTGACCAGGAGGTCATGAAGATACTGAAGGATTCCTACGATGAGGCCATTCGCCTCCTGAGCGATAACAAGGATGCCATGGACCAGATTGCCGCATTCCTCATTGACAAGGAGACAATTACCGGCAAGGAATTCATGAAGATATTCCGCAGGGTTAAGGGTATTCCTGAGCCGGAGGAACCAAAAGAGGATGATGACAAAGGCACGGCTTCGCAGGAGCTTCATGCAAACCCGGAAACCCAGGCTGACCGGGGAGAGCGGGAGAATCAGGCAGAACAGGCCAATCCGCAGGAGCAGGTAAACCCAGAGGAACAGGCCAATCCGCAGGAGCAGGTGAATCCAGAGGAACAGGCCAATCCGCAGACACAGTCAAATCCGGGAAATCAGTCAGGACCGGAGGTTTCAGACAGAGGCAATGAGCCGGAGAAGAAAACCGAGGATACAGTGTGGAGTCATCCTGGAAATGACAGAAATCTGTAG
- a CDS encoding phosphoribosyltransferase, translating into MDNKYVKIHTTGCNAPLKVTPGHFATNHAHINYYLDMTTLKTRLSEAQEIARSLSGLFLYDTVVDTIVCLEGTQVVGSFLAEELTSAGVLSMNAHKTIYIVTPEFNSNSQMIFKENILPMIRDKNVIILTASVTTGLALNKGIESIRYYGGNLRAITAIFSALEELNGFRITSIFGRKDLPDYTYYDYRDCPLCKQGRKLDALVNAYGYTSL; encoded by the coding sequence ATGGATAATAAGTATGTTAAGATACATACCACCGGCTGTAATGCACCGCTTAAGGTTACACCGGGACACTTTGCCACCAACCATGCCCATATCAATTATTATCTGGATATGACCACCTTAAAGACCAGGCTCAGCGAGGCCCAGGAGATAGCAAGGAGCTTGTCGGGGCTGTTCCTCTATGACACGGTGGTAGATACCATTGTGTGTCTTGAGGGAACCCAGGTCGTGGGCAGTTTCCTGGCTGAGGAACTGACCAGCGCCGGTGTTCTCTCCATGAATGCCCATAAGACTATCTACATCGTGACTCCGGAGTTCAACAGCAACAGCCAGATGATATTCAAGGAGAACATACTTCCCATGATTCGGGATAAGAATGTCATCATCCTGACCGCGTCCGTGACCACAGGCCTGGCACTGAACAAGGGAATCGAGTCCATCCGGTATTACGGCGGCAATCTGAGAGCCATTACCGCTATTTTCAGCGCATTGGAGGAGCTTAACGGATTCAGAATTACATCTATTTTTGGCAGGAAGGATTTGCCGGATTATACGTATTATGACTACAGGGACTGCCCTCTGTGTAAGCAGGGACGGAAGCTGGATGCGTTGGTGAATGCTTATGGGTATACCAGTTTGTAG